Proteins from a genomic interval of Lacticaseibacillus pabuli:
- a CDS encoding SLAP domain-containing protein: MKIKAITLASAAALAIATAPVITPAINSFASASNSIHTTQVQRDQTTNKLAKNHQDANTPLNRPNRIATTAHISFVPGYSIQVWTMTHTFVYDSDGRLKKLRDGANISIYDKTTVNGDVYYKIGSNQWVDSAYVSFS, encoded by the coding sequence ATGAAAATCAAAGCCATTACACTAGCATCCGCCGCAGCTCTTGCCATAGCGACTGCACCGGTTATAACACCAGCCATTAATAGTTTTGCATCAGCGAGTAATTCAATTCACACAACGCAAGTTCAGCGTGATCAAACCACAAACAAGCTTGCGAAGAACCATCAGGATGCCAATACACCACTTAACCGACCGAACCGAATCGCCACGACCGCACACATTAGCTTCGTTCCTGGCTACAGCATCCAGGTCTGGACAATGACCCATACCTTCGTCTATGACTCAGATGGTCGGTTGAAGAAACTGCGCGATGGCGCAAACATTAGCATTTACGACAAAACCACGGTTAATGGCGATGTTTACTATAAGATCGGTAGCAATCAGTGGGTGGACAGCGCATATGTCTCCTTCAGTTAG
- a CDS encoding SLAP domain-containing protein — MTNKKFTIAAIAAAAITAAPIAAPVIGAITTMPVMAADSSAVSAVTPVTGTVTTNVTTSVFYDLSVAPSLAYNVDPGVSFTVTGRATVNGVQYFVTNFGRYVAASDVDSSNVKDSVNTTTAVDTPANGTFSTGSTGNVAVYDNTGKATNQVIPANTNSVYVATATINGKNYYKVGDNQYVLTSDTYSSVAQTVTQGVFTVTASQTLVKSGDNSYVMNPDNSIKALAQGTTWKVFGQTTINGQTYYSLGGNQYALASDGSFSTKSAAKPSLPKPTKFTAVGKVSYVPGYGIQVWTQTHKAVQNPNGSNKKLAHGTSWKIFSQVLIGGEMYYNVGGNQWVDSDYVNIVK, encoded by the coding sequence ATGACAAACAAGAAATTTACTATCGCAGCAATCGCTGCCGCAGCTATCACAGCTGCACCTATCGCAGCACCAGTAATCGGTGCTATTACTACCATGCCTGTTATGGCTGCGGACAGCTCAGCAGTTAGTGCTGTCACCCCAGTAACTGGTACTGTTACAACAAATGTCACAACCTCAGTCTTTTACGATTTGAGCGTTGCGCCATCTCTGGCGTACAATGTTGACCCCGGCGTATCCTTTACTGTTACGGGACGTGCAACAGTTAATGGCGTACAATATTTTGTAACCAATTTCGGCCGTTATGTCGCTGCCAGTGATGTAGATTCATCAAACGTTAAAGACAGCGTGAACACGACAACTGCTGTGGACACACCAGCAAATGGTACCTTTAGTACTGGTTCTACCGGCAACGTTGCAGTTTACGATAACACTGGTAAGGCAACCAACCAAGTGATTCCTGCAAACACCAACTCGGTTTATGTTGCCACAGCTACAATTAACGGCAAGAACTACTACAAGGTTGGTGACAACCAATATGTTTTAACTTCCGACACGTACTCATCCGTTGCTCAGACGGTCACTCAGGGCGTCTTCACCGTTACTGCTTCTCAGACTCTAGTAAAGAGTGGAGACAATTCATACGTGATGAATCCTGATAACTCTATTAAGGCATTGGCACAAGGCACTACCTGGAAAGTATTCGGTCAAACCACAATTAATGGCCAGACTTACTACAGCCTTGGCGGTAACCAGTATGCACTTGCTAGTGATGGCTCATTCAGCACAAAGTCTGCTGCTAAGCCTTCTCTTCCAAAGCCAACTAAGTTCACTGCTGTTGGTAAAGTGAGCTATGTACCGGGCTATGGTATTCAGGTTTGGACCCAGACTCACAAGGCCGTTCAAAACCCTAATGGCTCGAACAAGAAGCTTGCTCATGGTACTTCCTGGAAGATCTTCTCACAAGTACTCATCGGCGGTGAAATGTACTACAACGTTGGTGGCAATCAGTGGGTTGATTCAGACTACGTTAACATCGTTAAATAA